In Aspergillus nidulans FGSC A4 chromosome II, the genomic stretch GCCGGGTTTGTCTGCTTGGGGcgcagatgaggaggaagatctTCGGGGCTTTGGATACCCATTCGAGCCATCAATTTCTGCTGTTTTGTTGGCCGGGGCTTCCTGGTCGAAAGGGATTGCTCCAGAATTGGCGGGGGCTCTGGAGCAACGGGTTGCCACTTGTGAATCTCTTGCCGGAATAGATTCGTCTCATAGGCAAGTAGAACCTCGGCGCCTTCGATTTTGCGCAAATAGAAGACCAGAGTGGGAACTTCTTCAGTGGTGGTACACGCAGTATTGGTGTAACGCTGCAGGAATTCACGGAAGGCGGTCGCCTGGTTGATGATTCTTTCTAGGATTTGCTCTTCATCAGGttggaatgggaggctgggAATTTCGGATTGCCACTCTTGTAGATCTTCAAGCTTCGGGCGAGCAGCATCTCGGGGGATCTTTTGCCGCCAGTCACAAATCGGACAAGTGTATTTATCGCACTCTTTGACCTTGCCCCGAGCAATCTTCAGACACTTTCCATGGTACCTGTCACAGTGTCATGGTCAGCGATGGAACATTGGTTGTAAACATGAGTTTGCTTACCATTCTCCGCAAATCTCGCACTCGATCATCATTCCAGCTTCAGAATGCCTGCAAATACAGAAAACATCTCGCTTCGCTGTAGACTGCCCGTAGTACTGCTGCACATCCCCTCCCTGGCCGTCAGGGCTATTGTCCCTTGACGCTGGCTCGACAGGAGGCCGAAAACGATCTTCGAGGTCGAAACAGTAGAAATTTCTCTTCTCAACATACTCCATGTGCGATTTTAGGATATGCAGAGGAGCATTAGCCTTCCCAAACAgctttttccccttcctcatccagtcTTCATGCCGTTTCTGTTCACGCTCCAGGTCAATTGCGCCAGTTGGCCGACTATTTAGCTCTTCCAGCGACTCCATTAATTCTCGTACTTCCTTGTAAAGAGGCCGTTTCTTGTAATCCGGGTCCTTGCTCCTCTCATACAAACTTTGGATCCGTTTCTGAGCTTCACGTTGTTTGGTCAATATTGCATCTACAGCTGCGAGTGTCTCTGGGGAGACAGGAACTCGGTTTGCCTGCGCCGACAAGGCTTCCAGCTGTTGGTAGTGGACCGCCTCGACCGACATTAATTCCTTAGCTTTCGCTTCCCAAGCCTCACCATGACGACACAGGTCTTTGAAATGCGCAAGGTGTTCATTCGCTTCCGAGAGTCCCAGCTGTTCACCAGCTAAGATAAGCTCCTGGCAGTCCTTGAGAGTCAGATATTGGCCACGTCTGCGACCTGCATCCTCGTTCCACTTCATTTGTCTGACAATGTGTTCCAGGTCCTCCACTTCCGGTAGATCCACGTTGAAATTCCGGGAGTTTTCCACGAGCTCTTCGACTTCCTGTATTGACCGGGTATGCGGATTCGCGAGCGCAGCGCTAACGTCCAGGCGGAATTTCTCGATCTCGCGGgttttctcttccagagccgccATCTGTGGACAGTCGAATGACAGTTTATCAGCCTCTGCAAGAAGGGCGTAGATGTTTTCTACCCTGCGAACTTCACGGTCACGTTCTTCCAGCTGCGAGGCCTTGGAAGTAGTCTTGCGCCAAGCTTTCTCGTTCTTCCTTCGGTTCTGCTGCTTCCGCGTAATGTAGTTGGTTGCTTCCTCAACCCACTTATCGCAGCGCTGAACGAAGGCCGCAAGCTCTTGGAGACCAGGTAAATGGTATGGGATTTTCTCACCTTCATTAAGTAGGTTATGAAGGACCTTCAACTGGGGCTTCGGATCATCTTCCAGAATATTGTCAAGTTTCTGTCCCCAGGCTTCCGGGATCCTGGAACGCTCCTGGACCTTCAAGACCATGCTCTTCAATTCCGTGTCGCTGACTCTGTAGCGTAGTGTGTGGTCCGGGCCCAGCAACTTTTTCGACAGCGGTTCCCCACAGCAATCATGTGCATCCAGGTGTACCAGGCATAGTGTTTTCCCGGACTTGTGGCATTTAAATTGAGTCAAGAAGATGTAGGCCTTGCAATAATGGCATTGGTAATCCTCCTCTGGGAGATCTTTATCCTCGATCAGGAACCCTAGCTGACATTCTCCGGTAGGGGCCGAGTCATCGGTAAGCAAAGCACAGTTATGAGGCGTTGCCTCTTGATGACGTTTAGCAAACGAAGCTCGTTCGGCTAACTCACGAGAGCATGTCCTTTGAAGTGCTGGGGCAAGCCATTTGGCGGTGGATATGGACGTATCCCTGGCAGCCGCGGTGAAAAGTAGTTCATCATGTGAAAAGCACGGGTGTCTACGGAAGGCCTGAAGACGTTCCACACCCGCTGCACCAAAGGGTTCCCAGTCCACAGGGGCAAAATTGACAGCTTCGTTGAAGTTGAAACCATGATTGAATCCAGCATGGTAAGCCTGAGGGAATGTAATGACAAATTGACCGGCCCTTTGGTCAAGCGCATAGACATTGACTCCGGCTTTCCGCAACTGGTCCGGTGGCATCAAAGTGACGAGCTGGAATAACAGGTCTGGTTGACCTTCGAAAAGTTCAGGGACCGCTTGTCGCATTGCTTCCTCGAATGCTTCAGCGTCAGCTCCTGGAATCCCATACCAAGTCTTGGTAGCTCCGAAATGTTGATAATTTGCAGAGTAAGCGTAATGATCCTCGTTATGCCAGCAAAAGGTTGAGAAGCACATGCCGACGTAGACCCAGGGGACTGTCATGCCTGAGATATCGGATTTGATATGACGGAACAGAGACTCCCCGTGAAACGGAAGATTATTCAGATTCCAGGGATCTTTTGAATATGGATCGAGCGGATTTCTCTCGACCGTCGGGAAGCCACTGCCATGGGTAGTCGAATGAATGTCCGCACCGTATTCAACTTCAACCGTCTCCGTCAAGCTTTCAACCAGTCTCCAGAACTCTCGTTCAACGTCGTCTTCAGACTCTCGCCGACGAGTATTAAGAACGGGGTCAAAAGGCATTTTGGAGGCGAAATAATTCTTTTTGAAATTGTTGGCCTTTTCTTGGAATTGCTTCAAGGAGTAAACACCACCTTCCTCAAATCCAAATTCTCCCGTGCCAACTAAACACTTGGGGCAATGCCAATCGAACTCGGGAATATGATGCAAAGGAGGGTCTAAGCAATATCTGTGGAAGCCTTGGTCGCAGCTGTCGCATACCAAGATCGAGGACCGGTCTTCAGATTTGCCACAAGTCTCACATTTCTGTAACTAGTCAGCGATTTGCCCGCCTAGCATGAGCTTTTGCTAGAACATACATCACCAAATTTTCTGGCGTCACTTTTCCTTGAGCGTGAAGGGGCGGGTCGAAGGAGAGTCATCTGTGAGCCTGCAACTGTCGGCAAAGGGGTATCTGCAAGCATTTGTTAGATAGAGATCTCGGTATAATTATAATTGTAGCATACCCTTTTTGAGCCTCTTGCTTCTTCGTCCGTTGGCATCCAGTTCTCCCGTATCCGCTTGAGACCCACTTTCGGTACTAATAGCACGCTTTACTGAACCATGACCATTGGAAACTGGCGTTGAGTCTTTCTGGTACTCAGAAACGCTTTTCGGCGTAGCGATTTCATGGTCAGGATCCCGTTTCATTGCTGGCGCGCTATTCACCGCGATGAACGAGGGTGATTTGTTTACAGCAGTAAATCCGCCAGCATTTACAGGCGTAAACCCAGACGCAATTGGTCGAGGTGGTGTAGGATCTACCAGAGGTGTGGAATTCTTGGCGGGAGTCGCTGCCGCGTCATGAGGGGCGCTTTGCGAGGCTGCGGAAGGGCCATGGGGTGTCGCAGAGCGTGTCTCAGCCTCTAGAGGGGTGGGATTCTTGGGCATAGGCGAATGGTTGGGCGACGGGGTATAGGGACCACCATGCTCCATTTCAAGCTGCTGTTGTACACCAGGTTTCGCCACGCGGAGGTACTCCTCGTAAGGCTGGAGCCACCTTTGATAAGAGTTCTTAAGTGAGGTCGAGAGAGAGGACATGATTTTGCCGCTGTATCCTAGGTCGCGACCAATTTCTGCCCACTTTTTCATCTTGCACACCTGCTCGAAACCGCCGCGAACCTCGACAGCTTTTTTCAATCGAAACAGGTCCAGGGGCCGCTTATCGACGCTTGGGAAACGATTAAGATTGGTGCCGTGCTGTTTGTGAAACTTGGCAAGTTGGTCGAGATAGTTCAAGTTTGCACGGGTTCCTGGGTCTGGGTTAGAACTGAGCTGCGGAGTACCACCGGCAGCAAGCAACGCTGAACGCGGGGGCATACCTCCTTCGACCGAATTAAGCTCCTGTCGACGGGTTTTGAAATGGAATTTCTGGAAACGGTTCATGTTAGCCCAGAATGGAAGTAAAAACTATTGCAAGGGATGAAGTTCCCGGCAGCAATAACGTAGAGAAATGGCAGGCTTGCGACGGCCATACCTCGGTATCAATAGCAAATGTTGGCTGCCAATTCTCTGGAGGAATTATCCTGCAGATACCatatttcttcccttccgGCGCAATCTTGCGAATGTATGCCTCGGGGTCTCTGAATTCCTCCTCGGTTGGACGGAAAGTAGGTGCCTCTTGCAGGCCGTGAGGACGGACTCGACTCGTCGGCTCGCGCGGAGCAGTGGGCTGGCCTCGTCTTTCGACAGTCGATAAATCGAGGGGTGCGGAGCGCCGAGTGCTCAAGGGCACATTGTGAGAATGAGATGGATGGGTGCTCGAAGAACGGGCGGGCTGACGACTCGCTGGCGGTTGCGTGCCTATCGAAGGGCCCCCCATTGCAGCCGGAGCCACCATGTCTTGGGTGCGATAGCTGGACAATTAGGATCGAACGGGGTGCGCGCGGGCGTTTATCGCGGACGGAAGGAAGCCAGCGTCCTATGCGAAAAACCCATGGGGAGACTGGCGAGCAATGAGACGAATGACTCCAGTCGCGCGACGAAATTGGGAAAACGAAGTGTCTGAGCGAGAGCTGCAGATGGATAAGGAAGTGCTGGGGGGGAGGTAGGAGGGGAGGAGTGGAGGAGGGAAGATAACAGTGAAGGAATAATGAAGGAAGTGAAGGCGATGCCTGTGGAGAGATCCAGAGCACAGATGGGTAAGGGAACACCGAGATGAGCCCGCCCGGGAAGGCTACTACTAATGTGGAGTCTCGGAACAGCAAcgaacaacagcagcagcagcagca encodes the following:
- a CDS encoding putative PHD transcription factor (Rum1) (transcript_id=CADANIAT00004258), which codes for MVAPAAMGGPSIGTQPPASRQPARSSSTHPSHSHNVPLSTRRSAPLDLSTVERRGQPTAPREPTSRVRPHGLQEAPTFRPTEEEFRDPEAYIRKIAPEGKKYGICRIIPPENWQPTFAIDTEKFHFKTRRQELNSVEGGMPPRSALLAAGGTPQLSSNPDPGTRANLNYLDQLAKFHKQHGTNLNRFPSVDKRPLDLFRLKKAVEVRGGFEQVCKMKKWAEIGRDLGYSGKIMSSLSTSLKNSYQRWLQPYEEYLRVAKPGVQQQLEMEHGGPYTPSPNHSPMPKNPTPLEAETRSATPHGPSAASQSAPHDAAATPAKNSTPLVDPTPPRPIASGFTPVNAGGFTAVNKSPSFIAVNSAPAMKRDPDHEIATPKSVSEYQKDSTPVSNGHGSVKRAISTESGSQADTGELDANGRRSKRLKKDTPLPTVAGSQMTLLRPAPSRSRKSDARKFGDKCETCGKSEDRSSILVCDSCDQGFHRYCLDPPLHHIPEFDWHCPKCLVGTGEFGFEEGGVYSLKQFQEKANNFKKNYFASKMPFDPVLNTRRRESEDDVEREFWRLVESLTETVEVEYGADIHSTTHGSGFPTVERNPLDPYSKDPWNLNNLPFHGESLFRHIKSDISGMTVPWVYVGMCFSTFCWHNEDHYAYSANYQHFGATKTWYGIPGADAEAFEEAMRQAVPELFEGQPDLLFQLVTLMPPDQLRKAGVNVYALDQRAGQFVITFPQAYHAGFNHGFNFNEAVNFAPVDWEPFGAAGVERLQAFRRHPCFSHDELLFTAAARDTSISTAKWLAPALQRTCSRELAERASFAKRHQEATPHNCALLTDDSAPTGECQLGFLIEDKDLPEEDYQCHYCKAYIFLTQFKCHKSGKTLCLVHLDAHDCCGEPLSKKLLGPDHTLRYRVSDTELKSMVLKVQERSRIPEAWGQKLDNILEDDPKPQLKVLHNLLNEGEKIPYHLPGLQELAAFVQRCDKWVEEATNYITRKQQNRRKNEKAWRKTTSKASQLEERDREVRRVENIYALLAEADKLSFDCPQMAALEEKTREIEKFRLDVSAALANPHTRSIQEVEELVENSRNFNVDLPEVEDLEHIVRQMKWNEDAGRRRGQYLTLKDCQELILAGEQLGLSEANEHLAHFKDLCRHGEAWEAKAKELMSVEAVHYQQLEALSAQANRVPVSPETLAAVDAILTKQREAQKRIQSLYERSKDPDYKKRPLYKEVRELMESLEELNSRPTGAIDLEREQKRHEDWMRKGKKLFGKANAPLHILKSHMEYVEKRNFYCFDLEDRFRPPVEPASRDNSPDGQGGDVQQYYGQSTAKRDVFCICRHSEAGMMIECEICGEWYHGKCLKIARGKVKECDKYTCPICDWRQKIPRDAARPKLEDLQEWQSEIPSLPFQPDEEQILERIINQATAFREFLQRYTNTACTTTEEVPTLVFYLRKIEGAEVLLAYETNLFRQEIHKWQPVAPEPPPILEQSLSTRKPRPTKQQKLMARMGIQSPEDLPPHLRPKQTNPAKRKSIDTQASRPPTMQPASQTSGDNTSTDSRIGPTLAPNDAQSAPYPFSANYPLPASDTASAFAPEASAFLPHVSADSASFPPRSPTPPHGLPSSLFSPPRYSRTATGGPSGIDIDHSNPFGSSPRNLDDVFADLTNQDADPEPEQDPEPMENTHANEALELLDVGNDRESSVPVPDVEVENRPQEVNGQPEPEVEATAAA